AAACGGCCAAGGTGGAACGGGATTGGGACTATCACTCGCTAAGGAGGTCATGGAAGCCCATAAAGGCCGGATCCGCGTTGAAAGTGCGGTCGGAAAAGGAACAGCATTTACGCTCAAATTCCCACTTTCGACCGCCGCAATTGAAGCTGCCTGAGCCGCTTTTTCCCATATTTCAAACGAAATCCTAAACTCAGGACATGGAACCCGAGTTTTTTCCTTGTTTCCATTGAATTCGATAAAGCGTTAGACTATATAGTTTTAATCACAAGCCGGAGTGGCGGAATCGGCAGACGCGCTGGATTCAAAATCCAGTGAGGGTAAACCTCGTGGGGGTTCAAGTCCCCCCTCCGGTACTACATTAAAACCCGACAGAAATGGTGTCAAAACCGTTCCTGTCGGGTTTTTGTATTTCAGATTTCCTGAATACAGGAGATTTGACGATACCTGAAGAAACTGAAAGTGACGACTCAACCGTAGCCCATGTTCCAGCCTTTTCAGCTCTCTTGAAATCCCCTGATCGCATTCTGGATAACATCCCCTTCATCTCTTGATTTTGTGGAACTCCTATCGATGAGTAATAATTAATCAACTCTTTTCGAAAGGTCAAGAAAGACAATATGCGAAGGGTTGCCGACAGCAGCATACTGATTGGTGAATTTCAACTTGCCCGTTGCCTTGTCCACCTGAAAGATGGCAACGCTATCTGCCCGTTGATTGCAACAATAGAGGAATTCTCCTGTAGGATCGAAACTGAAACTGCGTGGGTAATTTCCGCGAGTCCATTCTTCACCGATATAAGTCAACTCGCCTTTCGCGCCAACTGAAAAGATGCCGATACTGTCATGCAGACGATTTCCCGCATAAACAAACTTTCCATCATCAGAAACAAGAATCTCTGAGCAGAAGTTGCTGCCCACAAACTCGGCTGGAAGAGTAGAAAGAGTTTGCCTTGAGGTCAGCTTCCCCTCTTCAGAATCATAATCAAACAAAACAATTGTTGAGCCCTCTTCCTGGATCGAATAAAACCAACGTCCATTAGGATGAAAATGGAAATGCCGGGGACCATCACCGGGGGGGAGCGAGATGGCTGGGGGATCATTCGCGGTCAGTTTTCCCGTTTTTTCATCGAACTTCCAGATATAGATTTTATCTAAACCCAAATCGACGTGCAGCACAAAACGTCCTGATGGATCAGATTGAATCATATGTGCGTGTGTTCGATCATGGCCGCTGATGGCAAAGCTGCCTTCGGGTGCGTTCGTCGCTGTTGTAGGACCAATTTTTCCTGCGTCGTTCTTAATATCTGTCGCCTCTCCCAACTGACCATCTTGCAGAATGGGAAGTACTGCCACAGAACCACCAAAATAATTTGCGATCAACAGAAATCGACCTGAAGGATGGATGCTCACATAAGTGGGACCTGCACCACCAGAACTAACCGTATTGAGCGGTTTCAAACTTCCATCGTGCTTGCTGATCGTGAAAGAGCTGACTGTTCCATGTTTCTCTTTTCCGACACGATCTGTTTCATTCGTGGAATAAAGATGAGTGCCTGCTGCATTGACCGCCAGACAACTCGGACTTGTCCCCATTGCATGGATGCCCGCAGGTGTCATTGCCCCGGTCTCTCGATTAATTTGGAAAAGATGAATACCGCGTCCATTACCGGGCGGCAAGTCAACTTGAGTCTCTAACACATCTTGTAGGGGGGAACTGAATGTACCCACATAGGCCATCAGTGGTTTACTTGTATCATTCAATTTTGCTTGAGCCAAGCCAGCGACAAGTGGAATTGCCCCTGACATTGCAAAAGAAGATTTAAGAAACCAACGGCGAGATTGACGGGGAAGATTCATGGGGAGATATTCTAAAAGAGTAAAGGTATGAGATACTATTAGTAAAACAGTTCTCTAGATTATATCAATTGCTGACATAATCTACTTGTAATATGCAAAAACACAGATTGCAAATCCAAGTCAGAATTAACGGATTTTTCTCAACTACTGGGGACAGTAAGGTCTATCATACAGAGTTCTCAGGCTTTAGTCTGAAGTCGCGTGACTGTCGTCATTCGTAGTTTCGTGTCACAGAACGATACTTCCCTGTCACATGTACTTGAGACTTATTGCTTGATTGAGGAGACAGCTAGTTCCTTTTGAGTCCCTGCACCGAAATAAAATGCCAGGAACAAAAGAGGAGCCCATGCGATGCCCCAAATCAAAAGCCCCCACTCAGGCCACATCAAAGTAATTCCAGCTGACGGAAACAGCCAGCAGACATTTATCATAAAAATAAACAGTGTTACTTTTCGATGCGCCACACTTCGACCGTTATCAGTACCGTCTTTTAATTCCAGCCATCGGGATACTCTTTGATACGTATGACTTTGGTGTGCTTGGTACCAGCGCTCTCCATTTGACATGCGCCTTAAAAGAGTGGTTGTTGCATCAACCCAAAATACACCTGATAGAATAAGCCATGCCCAAGGATTTAAAGAACCATTAATGATTGTAAGCAATGCAATCATCCCTAAAACATACCCTAAAAATGTACTCCCCGCATCGCCCATAAATATTTTCGCTGGAGCCCAGTTATACCCTATAAACCCAAGTAAACTGGCGATCAATAAAAGAATAAGTACCCCTTCATTAGATAGAATTCTTTGAAAACCAATGAGTATGATCGCCGACACCAGGATGCAAATTGATTCCAATGATGCCAAGCCATCAATTCCATCCATGAAGTTAAATAAATTGAGCCACCAGACTAAAATTAAAGTAATTAAGGTCCAGGATACCCAGGGAGAATTTAACTCGAAGCCTAACAATTGAATTGAAGGTAAAGGGGATAACACAAACAGAGTCGTTGTTATGATCAATGTTTGAGAGAGTAGACGCAATTTTATTGACAGGTGCAGATAATCGTCAAAAAAACCAATTGCTGCAATCAATAAACTTCCGAATCCGATACCGAGGACTATGTTTCCAGAAATATAATTCCACGAGTACAAGAGGCTCGCCATAGCAAGAAAACTAATAACAAAAGCTAATCCACCGCCATTGGGAGTTGGGTTAACATGGGCACATCGCTCAGTCGGCTCACTAATCAAACCGATTCTAGCAGCATTTTTGATAATTGTTTTCGTGCATACTATTGAAATAATTGCAGCTAAAAATAATAGAATGCCAAGAAAAGTTAAGTCCTCATTCATCATTTACCAACATCATCCTTACTGAATTGAAAACCTCTTGGCTCATATTTAAGATCATGCTTGGCATCTCGATTTGAAAAAATAAAGTTCTGATTCATTCTATCTGCCATTCCGATTGACATGTTTCTAAATCGTGGAAATAAGTTTAAGAGCGTAATAATAATGCCAAAAACCGCCAGCGGTAAGTGAAAATATTTTGGTTTCACTCTCAAAGCAGAAAATATTCTTTCGACCATTTCTTTGTATGATCTCGTTTCTCTACCTGAATTATTATATGCTTTGTTCTCAATCTTTTCTTCAAAGTGGGCTAAAAGGCATGCCTTGGCAACATCATCAACGTGAATCGGTTGCCGTAACCCATGGCTTTTCCTGAGAGTGAAAACATTCCAAACCGCTGAATGAATCGAGCAATCATTATTATATTTTGATCACGTCCAAAGCCATACATAGTTGAGAGTTGGTCGCATGATAATTCAGGCATTTTTCTGCACAACTAATGGCTTGCTCACAACAGAACATATAGATAGACTCCGATTGTTAGTTTTCATTGATGCGTTATATATTTTTCCTAAGTGCTCAACAAACATCGAACCCTATTCAGCCTCATTTGTGAAAACGTTCTCCTTAGAACTGATATCAGATCGAATTACATAATCAGGAGAAACTTGCCATGTTGAACAAAGCCCTATACCACGCAGAAAAGAAAACAAATTTTCCCAACTGTAAACTGGTTCTGCTATTGTCAGGTATCTTCAGCTTGATGCTCCTGACGTCTGGTTGCCAGAAGCATCAGGAATTCGCCCCACAAACAGCAGATACAGCTGCCGAGAAGACACCAAAAGAAAGTAATTCCTCACAGACAGCAAATAGTGAGACGCCTGCCGCCCCACAAGTCGAAACAATCGACCCGACGATGGTGATCAAAGCAGGTCAACCAATGACGGCAAAACGTTTCAATGCTGTCAAAGCAAGGCTCAGTCAAATCGGTCTGGCTTTTCACAACTTCATTGACAAAAACCGATACTTCTTACCATCCCCTGAACAACATCCAGAATATTACGATGAAAGCGGTCGGCTCAAAGTTAGCTGGCGCGTTCATCTTCTCCCTTTCCTGGACCAAAACCCCCTCTACGAACAATTCAAACTGGATGAAGCCTGGGATAGCCCGCACAACGCACCACTGGCGAAGAAGATGCCTGAAGCCTTCCATTCCCCTGATACGCCGATTGACTCAAACCTGACTCGGTTTCGTGTCTTTGAAGGGAAGTGGGATAAAGAGAAAAAATCGCCTAGCACGGTATTTCCAATGGGGGCCCCCACACGCATCCGAGACGTCAAAGACGGATCAAGTAATACAACCCTGGTTGTCGAAGTAGGTCCTGATAAAGCAATCGAATGGACAAAACCAGGAGGATTGAATTTTGAGCATCCAATCGAGGAATTCGGTGCTTCAGCTTCCGGTATTCCCGTTCTTTTAGTAGATGGAAGTACGAAACAAATTAAACGGGATATCACTGAGTCAAAATGGAAAGAAATTATTGGGCCTCAAGACCTTTCCAGGATCGACTGGAAAAACATTGAAGTTCAATAGAATTGCCTTCTCGAAACAATTATGCCCTTCAACATCGCATGAAAAAATGTGGCATGAATTACAGAGTCTGTGATGGTAAAGCCGCTTCGAAATCAATCGCCATCAACAACACACGTTTGTTCAGTTTCTGGGAGCAACCTTTCACGACGTGGATTTCATAGATCTCAAGATTCAACAACCCGTTTTCCATCTGCCTCCCCTTGTCGAAAGCAAGCCTCTCTTGCGCTGAAGCAGTCACCTGTTCTTTGTCAGATAGAGCGTTAACTCACTCAATCTACAAGCCCTTGGAATTGTCTTTTAACGTTTATTCTACAGTAACGAGTGACTCCATTCGTAACATTACTCCACACTGAACTAAACATAATACCATACTCTTTATCCAGTATCAGAACGGAAATCCTCTGTAAACTCTTTAACACCAGCAATAACATCCCGCCAATCAGAATCTATCTTCAGACTGATAGGGGCATGTTGCCTGACACCAACCAATATATACACCCGATCTCTCCATCGCGGTAAGTCCAATAATCTTGTTTTAATCCGTAAACAATTCCTGAATAATAGTTCTGGATTGCCCCCAGCACATCGATACCCTTGTATATAGTGAAAAAGGTCTTGTATTTGGCTAAATTTGCGTTACCCTCATTACCGTTATTCCACCTATTCTAACAGTCATCTATCCACGTTTTGATCCGTCTACAAAAAACAAAACGTTAGATACACCAGAAAGATACCACCCCCATGTTGCTGACGAACTGGTTAAGATCGATCGCTTCTCAATTCCGACCGTCTCGCCCGCGTAATATTCGTAACCAATGGTCACACTCGAAAAATCGATATCAAGTAATTCACAATCATCTTACAAATTCGATCGAACAGCTCGAAGATCGCACGATGCTGACATCCATTTTCAATATCGATGACGTCTCTGTAGTGGAAGGAGATGCCGGAACAACGGATGTC
This genomic interval from Gimesia alba contains the following:
- a CDS encoding lactonase family protein — translated: MNLPRQSRRWFLKSSFAMSGAIPLVAGLAQAKLNDTSKPLMAYVGTFSSPLQDVLETQVDLPPGNGRGIHLFQINRETGAMTPAGIHAMGTSPSCLAVNAAGTHLYSTNETDRVGKEKHGTVSSFTISKHDGSLKPLNTVSSGGAGPTYVSIHPSGRFLLIANYFGGSVAVLPILQDGQLGEATDIKNDAGKIGPTTATNAPEGSFAISGHDRTHAHMIQSDPSGRFVLHVDLGLDKIYIWKFDEKTGKLTANDPPAISLPPGDGPRHFHFHPNGRWFYSIQEEGSTIVLFDYDSEEGKLTSRQTLSTLPAEFVGSNFCSEILVSDDGKFVYAGNRLHDSIGIFSVGAKGELTYIGEEWTRGNYPRSFSFDPTGEFLYCCNQRADSVAIFQVDKATGKLKFTNQYAAVGNPSHIVFLDLSKRVD
- a CDS encoding MraY family glycosyltransferase, with amino-acid sequence MMNEDLTFLGILLFLAAIISIVCTKTIIKNAARIGLISEPTERCAHVNPTPNGGGLAFVISFLAMASLLYSWNYISGNIVLGIGFGSLLIAAIGFFDDYLHLSIKLRLLSQTLIITTTLFVLSPLPSIQLLGFELNSPWVSWTLITLILVWWLNLFNFMDGIDGLASLESICILVSAIILIGFQRILSNEGVLILLLIASLLGFIGYNWAPAKIFMGDAGSTFLGYVLGMIALLTIINGSLNPWAWLILSGVFWVDATTTLLRRMSNGERWYQAHQSHTYQRVSRWLELKDGTDNGRSVAHRKVTLFIFMINVCWLFPSAGITLMWPEWGLLIWGIAWAPLLFLAFYFGAGTQKELAVSSIKQ
- a CDS encoding DUF1559 family PulG-like putative transporter gives rise to the protein MLNKALYHAEKKTNFPNCKLVLLLSGIFSLMLLTSGCQKHQEFAPQTADTAAEKTPKESNSSQTANSETPAAPQVETIDPTMVIKAGQPMTAKRFNAVKARLSQIGLAFHNFIDKNRYFLPSPEQHPEYYDESGRLKVSWRVHLLPFLDQNPLYEQFKLDEAWDSPHNAPLAKKMPEAFHSPDTPIDSNLTRFRVFEGKWDKEKKSPSTVFPMGAPTRIRDVKDGSSNTTLVVEVGPDKAIEWTKPGGLNFEHPIEEFGASASGIPVLLVDGSTKQIKRDITESKWKEIIGPQDLSRIDWKNIEVQ